The Pelagibacterium halotolerans B2 nucleotide sequence CGCCATCATATTTCCCGCCGGTCGGCTGGGTGTCGAGGTGAGACCCCACGTAAACCGGCAGCGCGCCAGGGTCGGTGCCCTCGCGGCGCGCAAACATGGTGCCCATCTTGTCGACGCCCATTTCGAGCCCCGCCTCGTCGCACCAGCGCTGAAACAGCTCGCGCCCAACCTTATCGGCATCGGTCAGCGTCTGGCGGTTGTTGCCGCCGGCCACGCCGGGGCCGATCCTGGCCATTTCCATTATGGAGTCCCAGAGCCTGTCGCCGTTGACCTTTAGATTGTCTCCGAGTGTCGCCATGCTCTTTGCTCCCGTCTTTGAAATATCAGAGGGTTGGAAATGTAAATTGCGCGCCCGACTTGATGCCGGCCGGCCAGCGCGTCGTGACAGTCTTGAGCCGCGTATAAAAATGTACGCCCTCGGGACCGTAAATCGAGTGATCCCCAAACAGGGACCGCTTCCAGCCGCCGAAGGAATGATAGGCCACCGGGACGGGAATAGGGACGTTGACGCCAACCATGCCGACCTCGATGCGGTCGGCGAAATCGCGCGCCGCGTCGCCGTCGCGGGTGAAGATCGCAACGCCGTTTCCGTATTCGTGTTCGTTGATCATCCTGACCGCATCGCCGTAATCGGGCGCGCGGACGACGGAGAGGACCGGGCCGAAAATCTCCTCCTTGTAGATGGTCATGTCCGGCGTCACGCGGTCGAACAGCGTACCGCCGACATAATACCCGTCCTCATAGCCCTGCAGCTTGAACCCGCGTCCATCGATGACCAGTTCGGCGCCCTCTTCGACACCTTTGTCGATATAGCCCAGCACCTTGTCGCGGTGCATGGCTGTCACAAGAGGACCCATCTCGGCGTCCTTGTCGGTCGCCGGGCCGATTTTCAGGCTCTCGACGCGCGGCTTGAGCCTTTCGATCAGCGCATCGGCTGTCTTTTCGCCCACCGGCACGGCCACCGAAATCGCCATGCAGCGCTCCCCAGCGGATCCGTACCCGGCACCCATTAAAGCGTCGGCTGCCTGGTCCAGATCCGCATCGGGGAGGATCACCATGTGGTTTTTCGCGCCGCCCAGCGCCTGAACGCGCTTTCCGGCTTTCGTGCCACGTTGATAGACATATTCGGCGATTGGCGTGGAACCCACAAAGCTCACCGCCTTGATGTCGGGATGGTCTAAAATGTGATCGACGGCTTCCTTGTCGCCGTGAACGATATTGAGCACGCCCTCGGGCAGCCCGGCCTCCATGAACAAATTCCAGGCCAGCATCGGCGCCGACGGATCGCGCTCGGAGGGCTTCAGTATGAAGGTATTGCCGCAGGCAATGGCCGAAGGATACATCCACATCGGCACCATGGCCGGAAAGTTGAACGGGGTGATCCCCGCAACGACGCCCAGCGGCTGACGGTCGGCATAGGCATCGATGGCAGGGCCGACATTGCGGGTGAAGGTCCCCTTCAAAAGCTCGGGGATGCCGCAGGCATATTCCACGCACTCGATGCCGCGCTGCACTTCGCCCAAAGCGTCGTCATGGGTCTTACCGTGCTCGCGCGAGATTTCCCGCGCCAGATCGGCGGCGTGCCGGTCGAGCAGTTCCTTGAACCGAAACATCACCCGCGCCCGCTTGAGCGGCGGTGTGGCGCCCCAGGCGGGCTGGGCGGCCTTGGCCGATGCCACAGCCTCATCGATCTCGGCATTTGTCGAAAGCGGCAACTGCGCAATCTGCTCGCCGGTCGCCGGATTATAAACGGCCGATTTGCGCGTCGAGGACGACGCGACACGTTTGCCGCCTATGGCGTTTTCGATGATCTGCATGGCTCAATCCACCTCCCCGAGGACCGTGCGAATGGTATCGACGATTTGGTCGATGTGTTGTTTTTCCACGATCAGCGGCGGCGAAAGCGCGATGATATCGCCCGTCGTGCGGATCAGAACGCCTTTTTCGAAGGCCTTCACGAAAGCTGAGAACGCGCGTTTTGTCGGCTCGCCGGCAATCGGTTCAAGTTCGATTGCCCCCACGAGCCCGATATTGCGCACGTCGATCACATGCGGCGCGCCTTTGAGCGAATGCAGCGCCTCCTCGAAATAGGGCCCAAGCTCGGCGCCCCGGGTCAGAAGGCCTTCCTGCTTGTAGGTCTCGAGCGTTGCCAGCCCCGCCGCCGAGGCGATCGGATTGCCCGAATAGGTATAGCCGTGGAAAAATTCGATCAGGTGTTCAGGACCGGTCATGAAGGCGTCGTGGATTTTCGACGAGGTGAACACCGCGCCCATGGGAATGACCCCATTGGTCAGCCCCTTGGCGGTGACCATGATATCTGGGGTGACCCCGAAATAGTCGGCGCCGAACGGGGTGCCCAGCCGCCCGTATCCGGTGATGACCTCATCGAAGATCAGCAATATGCCGTGCCTGTCGCAAATCTCGCGCAGGCGCTTGAGATATCCCGGTGGCGGGATCAGAAC carries:
- a CDS encoding CoA-acylating methylmalonate-semialdehyde dehydrogenase — encoded protein: MQIIENAIGGKRVASSSTRKSAVYNPATGEQIAQLPLSTNAEIDEAVASAKAAQPAWGATPPLKRARVMFRFKELLDRHAADLAREISREHGKTHDDALGEVQRGIECVEYACGIPELLKGTFTRNVGPAIDAYADRQPLGVVAGITPFNFPAMVPMWMYPSAIACGNTFILKPSERDPSAPMLAWNLFMEAGLPEGVLNIVHGDKEAVDHILDHPDIKAVSFVGSTPIAEYVYQRGTKAGKRVQALGGAKNHMVILPDADLDQAADALMGAGYGSAGERCMAISVAVPVGEKTADALIERLKPRVESLKIGPATDKDAEMGPLVTAMHRDKVLGYIDKGVEEGAELVIDGRGFKLQGYEDGYYVGGTLFDRVTPDMTIYKEEIFGPVLSVVRAPDYGDAVRMINEHEYGNGVAIFTRDGDAARDFADRIEVGMVGVNVPIPVPVAYHSFGGWKRSLFGDHSIYGPEGVHFYTRLKTVTTRWPAGIKSGAQFTFPTL